A single genomic interval of Mycolicibacterium sp. MU0053 harbors:
- a CDS encoding YlxR family protein, protein MIQRENSVPIAREHRRTEGPVRTCVGCRRRELAVDLLRVVADCSGDDERQHGVAVMVDTAGNLPGRGAWLHPDPQCLQEALRRRAFVRALRITGPPDTSAVVEYFEQSEHPTISVKRQVAKNMSTP, encoded by the coding sequence GTGATCCAGCGCGAGAATTCTGTCCCCATCGCACGGGAGCACCGCCGAACCGAAGGTCCGGTGCGAACGTGTGTCGGGTGCCGGAGACGAGAGCTGGCCGTCGATCTGCTTCGGGTAGTGGCTGATTGCAGCGGTGACGACGAGCGCCAGCATGGCGTCGCCGTCATGGTTGACACAGCGGGTAATCTTCCTGGTCGGGGTGCGTGGTTGCATCCCGATCCGCAGTGCCTGCAGGAAGCGCTTCGACGGCGGGCCTTTGTACGAGCACTGCGTATCACCGGTCCACCGGACACGTCCGCGGTGGTTGAGTACTTCGAGCAATCGGAGCACCCGACGATCTCGGTTAAAAGACAGGTAGCGAAGAACATGAGCACACCGTGA